In the Leifsonia sp. 466MF genome, one interval contains:
- a CDS encoding GyrI-like domain-containing protein — translation MTVKTDLKKELGLYAPRRGRFEVVTVPPLRYLMVDGQGDPNTSDEYRDAVQTIFPLAYALKFLSKRSLDRDYTVMPLEALWWADDMAAFTSARDKSQWRWTVLNLVPDWISDAHVEEATATVRSKGGAPRLDELRVETLDEGLSVQTLHVGSYDDEAPVLAELHDVYIPDAGLTMTGRHHEIYLSDARRTAPEKLRTILRQPVSRVD, via the coding sequence GTGACCGTGAAGACCGACCTGAAGAAGGAGCTGGGGCTCTATGCTCCCCGGCGCGGGCGCTTTGAGGTCGTCACCGTTCCGCCGCTGCGCTACCTGATGGTGGACGGTCAGGGTGACCCGAACACCTCGGACGAGTATCGCGATGCGGTTCAGACGATCTTCCCGCTCGCCTACGCGCTGAAGTTCCTCAGCAAGCGCAGTCTCGACCGCGACTACACGGTCATGCCGTTGGAGGCGCTGTGGTGGGCGGACGACATGGCGGCGTTCACGAGCGCCCGCGACAAGTCTCAGTGGCGCTGGACCGTGCTCAACCTCGTCCCCGACTGGATCAGCGACGCGCACGTCGAGGAGGCGACGGCGACCGTGCGAAGCAAGGGCGGCGCCCCGCGCCTGGACGAGCTGCGCGTCGAGACGCTCGACGAAGGGCTGAGTGTGCAGACCCTCCACGTCGGCTCCTACGACGACGAGGCGCCCGTGCTGGCGGAGCTGCACGACGTGTACATCCCGGATGCGGGGCTCACCATGACCGGCCGCCACCATGAGATCTACCTGAGCGATGCCCGCAGGACGGCGCCGGAGAAGCTGCGGACGATCCTGCGCCAGCCGGTCAGCCGAGTCGACTAG
- a CDS encoding aldo/keto reductase: MASIPQLTLNDGNTIPQLGFGVYKIPEAETAEAVVTALEAGYRHIDTAAFYENERGVGEGVRRGGIDRSDVFVTSKVWWTENGYDSTLRSFDASLERLGFDTIDLFLIHWPAPRSDRYVETWRALERVREEGRARSIGVANFHIHHLDRLARETGTVPAVNQVELHPWLPQAEVRAYDASHGIVTEAWSPLARGRVLGDPVLDALAAKHGVTPAQVVIRWQLQLGNVVIPKSTSPERIRSNIDVFAFELDAEDLAAIATLESGERTGKDPDDLG; the protein is encoded by the coding sequence ATGGCGAGCATCCCGCAGCTGACTCTCAACGACGGCAACACGATCCCCCAGCTGGGCTTCGGCGTGTACAAGATCCCGGAGGCCGAGACGGCGGAGGCGGTGGTGACGGCGCTGGAGGCGGGCTATCGCCACATCGACACGGCGGCGTTCTACGAGAACGAGCGCGGGGTCGGCGAGGGCGTGCGGCGCGGTGGGATAGACCGGTCGGACGTGTTCGTCACGAGCAAGGTGTGGTGGACCGAGAACGGTTACGACTCGACGCTGCGGTCGTTCGACGCCAGCCTCGAGCGGCTCGGCTTCGACACGATCGACCTGTTCCTCATTCACTGGCCCGCGCCGCGCAGCGACCGGTACGTGGAGACCTGGCGGGCCCTGGAGCGGGTGCGGGAGGAGGGTCGCGCGCGGTCGATCGGAGTGGCGAACTTCCACATCCATCACCTCGACCGGCTGGCGCGCGAGACCGGCACGGTGCCCGCGGTGAACCAGGTGGAGCTGCATCCCTGGCTCCCGCAGGCCGAGGTGCGCGCATATGACGCGTCCCACGGGATCGTGACGGAGGCGTGGTCCCCGCTGGCGCGCGGCCGAGTGCTCGGCGACCCCGTCCTCGACGCGCTCGCCGCGAAGCACGGAGTGACGCCGGCGCAGGTGGTGATCCGGTGGCAGCTGCAGCTCGGAAACGTGGTCATCCCCAAGTCGACATCGCCGGAGCGCATCCGGTCGAACATCGACGTCTTCGCGTTCGAACTGGATGCGGAGGATCTGGCCGCGATCGCAACGCTCGAGTCGGGGGAGCGAACGGGCAAGGACCCGGACGACCTGGGCTGA
- a CDS encoding S9 family peptidase, with amino-acid sequence MLTPPVTAKKPVERIHHGDVYVDDYEWLREKDDQAVITHLHEENAYTNARTEHLALLREQIFDEIKARTRETDLSVPVREGDWWYYTRTVEGKQYGIHCRAPIASADDWVPPTLDEAAQRNGLPGEQILLDDNAEAEGHDFYALGSFDVSVDGTRLLWAVDTEGDERYTLRVRSLVDDGVTFPDEIEGTAGGALFDQTGAYIFYTTVDESWRPDTVWRHRVGDAPAVPDTQVFHEPDERYWIGVGLTRSRRFLVIEAGSNITSEAWLLRSDDPTGEFRVVWPRKEGVEYDVEHAIVGGHDRLLIVHNDGAINFELVSVSADDPQGPRRVLLAHDPAVRIEGVDAFRDFVSVEYRREGMTRVAVACVPDPNSEQPADDTPHELHFDEELFTVGVGGNPEWTQPFLRLGYGSFVTPSTVYDYDVRTRELALRKQQPVLGAFDASLFEQRREWATAPDGARVPISLVYRRDLVTPGEPAPLVLYGYGSYEASMDPSFSIPRLSLLDRGVVFAIAHVRGGGELGRLWYENGKKLHKKNTFTDFVAAARHLVDRGWTDPSRMAAQGGSAGGLLMGAVANLAPRDFAGILAEVPFVDPLTSILDPSLPLTVIEWDEWGDPLHDPEVYDYMKSYSPLENVHATHYPRILAITSLNDTRVLYVEPAKWVAKLREVDADPLLKIEMAAGHGGVSGRYAAWRERAFALAWLLDVVGAHPSGE; translated from the coding sequence ATGCTCACCCCGCCGGTCACCGCCAAGAAGCCCGTCGAACGCATCCACCACGGCGACGTCTACGTCGACGATTACGAGTGGCTGCGCGAGAAGGACGACCAGGCGGTCATTACGCACCTCCACGAGGAGAACGCGTACACCAACGCCCGCACCGAGCACCTCGCGCTGCTCCGCGAGCAGATCTTCGACGAGATCAAGGCGCGCACCCGCGAGACCGACCTGAGCGTGCCGGTTCGCGAGGGCGACTGGTGGTATTACACCCGCACGGTCGAGGGCAAGCAGTACGGCATCCACTGCCGGGCTCCCATCGCCTCCGCCGACGACTGGGTTCCCCCGACGCTCGATGAGGCGGCCCAGCGCAACGGCCTGCCGGGCGAGCAGATCCTGCTCGACGACAACGCCGAGGCCGAAGGACACGACTTCTACGCGCTCGGCAGCTTCGACGTGAGCGTCGACGGCACGCGCCTGCTGTGGGCCGTCGACACCGAGGGCGACGAGCGATACACGCTCCGCGTCCGCTCGCTCGTCGACGACGGCGTGACCTTCCCGGATGAGATCGAGGGGACCGCGGGCGGCGCGCTGTTCGACCAGACCGGCGCCTACATCTTCTACACGACGGTGGATGAGTCCTGGCGCCCCGACACCGTCTGGCGGCACCGGGTGGGCGATGCTCCTGCCGTCCCTGACACCCAGGTGTTCCACGAACCGGACGAGCGCTACTGGATCGGCGTCGGCCTGACCCGCAGCCGGCGCTTCCTGGTCATCGAGGCCGGCTCGAACATCACCAGCGAGGCGTGGCTGCTCCGCTCCGACGACCCCACCGGCGAGTTCCGCGTGGTCTGGCCGCGGAAGGAGGGCGTCGAGTACGACGTCGAACACGCCATCGTCGGCGGCCACGACCGCCTCCTCATCGTCCACAACGACGGCGCCATCAACTTCGAGCTCGTCAGCGTCTCGGCCGACGACCCCCAGGGGCCCCGCCGGGTGCTCCTCGCGCACGATCCGGCCGTGCGCATCGAGGGCGTCGATGCGTTCCGCGACTTCGTCAGCGTCGAGTACCGCCGCGAGGGGATGACGCGGGTCGCAGTGGCGTGCGTGCCCGATCCGAACAGTGAGCAGCCGGCGGACGACACCCCGCACGAGCTGCACTTCGACGAGGAGCTCTTCACCGTCGGGGTCGGCGGCAACCCGGAATGGACGCAGCCGTTCCTGCGCCTCGGCTACGGCAGCTTCGTGACGCCCTCGACCGTGTACGACTACGACGTCCGCACCCGCGAGCTCGCCCTGCGCAAGCAGCAGCCGGTGCTCGGGGCGTTCGACGCCTCCCTGTTCGAGCAGCGCCGGGAGTGGGCGACGGCACCGGACGGCGCACGCGTCCCGATCTCGCTCGTCTACCGCCGCGACCTGGTCACGCCCGGCGAGCCGGCCCCGCTCGTGCTCTACGGCTACGGCTCGTACGAGGCGAGCATGGACCCGTCGTTCAGTATCCCGCGCCTCAGCCTGCTCGACCGCGGCGTCGTGTTCGCCATCGCGCATGTCCGCGGCGGCGGCGAACTGGGCCGGCTCTGGTACGAGAACGGCAAGAAGCTCCACAAGAAGAACACCTTCACCGACTTCGTGGCCGCCGCCCGCCACCTCGTCGACCGTGGATGGACGGATCCGTCGCGCATGGCGGCGCAGGGCGGAAGCGCCGGCGGCCTGCTCATGGGAGCCGTGGCGAACCTGGCGCCCCGCGACTTCGCCGGGATCCTCGCCGAGGTGCCGTTCGTCGATCCGCTCACCAGCATCCTCGACCCGTCCCTGCCCCTCACCGTCATCGAGTGGGACGAGTGGGGCGACCCTCTGCACGATCCGGAGGTCTACGACTACATGAAGTCGTACTCGCCGCTCGAGAACGTGCACGCGACGCACTACCCGCGCATCCTCGCCATCACGAGCCTCAACGACACCCGGGTGCTCTACGTCGAGCCCGCGAAGTGGGTGGCGAAGCTGCGCGAGGTGGATGCGGACCCGCTGCTCAAGATCGAGATGGCCGCCGGCCACGGCGGGGTCTCCGGGCGGTACGCCGCCTGGCGCGAGCGGGCGTTCGCGCTGGCGTGGCTTCTCGACGTCGTCGGGGCGCATCCATCGGGCGAGTGA
- a CDS encoding ROK family protein yields MSGLPVVLAVDLGGTAMKGAVVREDGATVTETTLATPTDGILTALVGLLGELRRTAADDGHDVVGAGVATPGMLDEQRGLVHYASNLGWRDVPLLDILRSELHLPVAVGHDVRAAGLAERNSGAARGFGDFALVPIGTGVAAALVSSGGAVTGATGAAGEFGHIPVIPNGEPCTCGQRGCLEVYMSGAGVARRYRAAGGDALSTRRIVERLGLDPLADRIWSEALDVLAQGLNILTLLLDPGLIVLGGGVSHAGDALFEPLGERMSAGLAWRERPSVVQSALGGDAGRAGAALLAFDAAR; encoded by the coding sequence ATGAGCGGCCTCCCGGTCGTCCTGGCCGTCGACCTCGGCGGCACGGCGATGAAAGGCGCCGTCGTCCGCGAGGACGGCGCGACCGTGACGGAGACGACGCTCGCGACCCCGACGGACGGCATCCTCACCGCGCTCGTCGGCCTGCTCGGCGAGCTGCGCCGCACGGCGGCCGATGACGGTCACGACGTCGTCGGCGCGGGAGTCGCCACTCCGGGGATGCTCGACGAACAGCGCGGTCTGGTGCACTACGCGTCCAACCTCGGCTGGCGCGACGTGCCCCTCCTCGACATCCTCCGCTCCGAGCTGCACCTGCCGGTGGCGGTCGGTCACGACGTGCGTGCGGCTGGGTTGGCGGAGCGCAACAGCGGGGCCGCGCGTGGCTTCGGCGACTTCGCCCTCGTGCCGATCGGCACCGGGGTCGCGGCCGCTCTCGTCTCGTCCGGCGGCGCTGTGACCGGCGCGACCGGCGCCGCCGGCGAGTTCGGCCATATCCCCGTCATCCCGAACGGCGAACCGTGCACCTGTGGCCAGCGCGGCTGCCTCGAGGTGTACATGTCCGGCGCGGGCGTGGCCCGGCGGTACCGGGCGGCGGGCGGAGACGCCCTCAGCACCCGGCGCATCGTCGAGCGGCTCGGGCTCGACCCGCTCGCCGACCGCATCTGGTCGGAGGCGCTCGACGTGCTCGCCCAGGGCCTCAACATCCTGACCCTGCTGCTCGATCCCGGACTGATCGTGCTCGGCGGCGGTGTCTCGCACGCCGGCGATGCCCTGTTCGAGCCGCTCGGAGAACGGATGTCGGCTGGGCTGGCATGGCGCGAACGGCCGTCGGTCGTTCAGAGCGCCCTCGGCGGCGACGCCGGTCGGGCTGGGGCTGCCCTGCTGGCTTTCGACGCGGCTCGCTGA
- a CDS encoding FUSC family protein has protein sequence MGTRQIGAILADGTTALVATAAAAAACATVWWLGSLLAGGATAGVTSAAVLATVVALSLGRRTFASRTEFARSAVVLPFIGLVAGGVGWLLVVAPPVGAALFVTGMSVPIWLRRFGPRLSRLGALVALPFTAMLIAPVSPVSGQPGWITTLLVLLAGVIATVWVAVAREILRLLPGRRQEAAPADPPPFAARGAAAGSGRARLPASTRMAIQLAVALTAAFLLGWLLFPEHAMWVVLTAFLVCSGNRGRGDVVHKSALRVVGALAGTIAAVALTAAAPHASGFGGVVIIFVALFVGTWLRAYSYAFWALTVTLVLTLLQQLTGTASLTGETGMLAERMLAIVLGAALGIAASWFVLPVRSIDVLRRRLSELLTTVGAAIAVPSEDEEERTRAVAAVRASAARVEQLAPAHRARRLLRRPGRGVGPAGTSPAVLPIDCIDAAAELPGALDEHLSRRGPEDADHVLRAVKRARASLASPPELARVRAALVALAAALRASPAP, from the coding sequence GTGGGCACGCGGCAGATCGGCGCCATCCTGGCGGACGGGACGACCGCGCTCGTCGCCACCGCCGCTGCCGCCGCCGCGTGCGCGACCGTGTGGTGGCTCGGGTCCCTGCTGGCGGGCGGCGCGACCGCGGGCGTGACGAGTGCCGCGGTGCTGGCGACGGTCGTGGCGCTCAGCCTCGGTCGGCGAACCTTCGCATCCCGGACTGAGTTCGCACGCTCAGCCGTCGTGCTGCCGTTCATCGGACTCGTGGCGGGAGGCGTCGGATGGCTGCTCGTCGTCGCTCCTCCCGTGGGCGCGGCGCTCTTCGTCACCGGGATGAGCGTGCCGATCTGGCTCCGGCGGTTCGGTCCCCGCCTCTCCCGGCTGGGGGCCCTGGTCGCCCTGCCGTTCACCGCGATGCTGATCGCGCCGGTGTCGCCCGTCTCCGGCCAGCCGGGATGGATCACGACGCTGCTCGTCCTGCTCGCCGGTGTGATCGCAACCGTGTGGGTGGCCGTCGCCCGCGAGATCCTGCGCCTGCTGCCGGGGCGGCGGCAGGAGGCCGCACCCGCCGACCCTCCTCCGTTCGCGGCCCGCGGCGCTGCGGCCGGATCGGGCCGCGCGCGTCTGCCCGCGAGCACCCGGATGGCGATCCAGCTGGCCGTCGCACTCACCGCCGCCTTCCTCCTCGGCTGGCTGCTCTTCCCCGAGCATGCGATGTGGGTTGTGCTGACCGCCTTCCTGGTGTGCTCGGGCAACCGGGGGCGCGGGGACGTCGTGCACAAGAGCGCCCTCCGCGTGGTGGGGGCCCTCGCCGGAACGATCGCTGCCGTCGCGTTGACCGCTGCCGCCCCGCACGCCTCCGGTTTCGGCGGCGTCGTCATCATCTTCGTCGCGCTCTTCGTCGGCACCTGGCTGCGCGCGTACAGCTACGCCTTCTGGGCACTCACCGTGACGCTCGTCCTGACGCTTCTTCAGCAGCTGACCGGGACGGCGTCGCTCACCGGCGAGACCGGGATGCTGGCCGAGCGGATGCTGGCGATCGTCCTCGGCGCCGCACTGGGCATCGCCGCCAGCTGGTTCGTGCTGCCCGTCCGCAGCATCGACGTCCTGCGGCGCCGGCTGTCGGAGCTGCTGACGACGGTCGGGGCGGCGATCGCGGTGCCGTCAGAGGACGAGGAGGAGCGGACCCGCGCGGTCGCCGCCGTGCGGGCGTCCGCGGCGCGCGTCGAGCAACTGGCCCCTGCGCATCGCGCGCGTCGGTTGCTCCGACGCCCGGGCCGGGGCGTCGGCCCGGCGGGCACCTCCCCCGCCGTGCTGCCGATCGACTGCATCGACGCCGCCGCCGAGCTGCCGGGCGCCCTGGACGAGCACCTCTCCCGACGCGGACCTGAGGACGCCGACCACGTGCTCAGGGCGGTCAAGCGCGCCCGCGCGAGCCTCGCATCCCCTCCGGAGCTCGCCCGCGTCCGCGCGGCCCTCGTCGCCCTCGCCGCCGCGCTGCGCGCATCCCCCGCCCCCTGA
- a CDS encoding zinc-binding dehydrogenase gives MRALVHHEFGDPAEVLAVEERPLPQPGAGEVRVRMLLSPIHNHDLWTVRGTYGYKPELPAQAGTEALGVVDAVGEGVEQLTVGQRVVTGGTFGVWAEYFVTRAAGLIPVPDGLPDESAAQLVSMPFSAISLLDSLGLSEGDWLIQNAANGAVGRMVAQLGAARGLNVVGLVRRSAGVEELRAQGIERVVATDDAGWRDRLAEITGGAPITAGVDSVGGSSAGDVLSTLAENGTLVVFGAMASPTLELASGDIIFKQATVKGFWGSVVSREMPADQRGRLFQELFARLQDGTLTLPVAGVHGLDDIAGAVAASGEAGRVGKVLLRP, from the coding sequence ATGCGCGCCCTGGTCCACCACGAGTTCGGCGACCCCGCCGAAGTGCTCGCGGTCGAAGAGCGTCCCCTCCCCCAGCCGGGCGCCGGCGAGGTCCGCGTGCGGATGCTGCTCTCGCCCATCCACAACCACGACCTGTGGACGGTGCGCGGCACCTACGGCTACAAGCCCGAGCTTCCCGCGCAGGCCGGCACCGAGGCACTCGGCGTCGTGGATGCCGTCGGCGAGGGCGTCGAGCAGCTCACGGTCGGCCAGCGGGTCGTCACAGGCGGCACGTTCGGCGTGTGGGCCGAGTACTTCGTCACCCGGGCCGCGGGCCTCATCCCCGTGCCCGACGGGCTCCCCGACGAGTCGGCCGCTCAGCTGGTGTCGATGCCGTTCAGCGCGATCAGCCTGCTCGATTCGCTCGGACTGAGCGAGGGCGACTGGCTCATCCAGAACGCCGCGAACGGCGCCGTCGGCCGGATGGTCGCCCAGCTCGGCGCCGCACGCGGGCTCAACGTCGTCGGTCTCGTCCGCCGGTCCGCCGGTGTGGAGGAGCTGCGCGCCCAGGGCATCGAGCGCGTCGTCGCGACCGACGACGCGGGCTGGCGCGACCGGCTCGCCGAGATCACCGGGGGCGCACCGATCACCGCGGGCGTCGACTCCGTCGGCGGCTCGTCGGCAGGGGATGTGCTCTCCACGCTCGCCGAGAACGGCACCCTCGTCGTGTTCGGCGCGATGGCGTCGCCCACGCTCGAGCTCGCCTCCGGCGACATCATCTTCAAGCAGGCCACGGTCAAGGGCTTCTGGGGCAGCGTCGTCAGCCGCGAGATGCCGGCCGACCAGCGCGGGCGGCTCTTCCAGGAGCTGTTCGCCCGGCTCCAGGACGGCACGCTGACCCTCCCGGTCGCAGGCGTCCACGGGCTGGACGACATCGCCGGAGCCGTCGCCGCGAGCGGCGAGGCGGGACGCGTCGGCAAGGTGCTGCTCCGCCCCTGA
- a CDS encoding copper homeostasis protein CutC, with product MTVVEICLDDLAGVRVAEEAGADRIELCAALGEGGITPSIGTVAGALRAATRIGIQVLIRQRPGDFVYDDDELQAMVDDIHSIRALPNPSGVVLGFVVGALRADGRVNVDATRRLVAACGDAPVTFHKAFDQIADRAGALQQLADLGVTRVLTSAGAATALEGADELTRLVELAGDRVTILAGGGVRPANVAEVVRRTGVAEVHLRAPRAVATPGAGAPTAYDSGERDVISAEVVRAVVAAVRDTASEQSA from the coding sequence GTGACGGTCGTCGAGATCTGCCTCGACGACCTCGCCGGCGTCCGGGTGGCCGAGGAGGCCGGCGCCGACCGGATCGAGCTGTGCGCGGCGCTGGGCGAGGGCGGCATCACGCCGTCCATCGGCACGGTCGCAGGAGCGCTGCGCGCGGCGACGCGGATCGGCATCCAGGTGCTCATCCGCCAGCGGCCGGGCGACTTCGTGTACGACGACGATGAGCTGCAGGCGATGGTGGACGACATCCACTCGATCCGTGCGCTCCCCAACCCCTCGGGCGTCGTCCTGGGCTTCGTCGTCGGGGCACTGCGCGCCGACGGCCGGGTGAACGTGGATGCGACCCGCCGCCTGGTGGCCGCGTGCGGCGATGCGCCCGTGACCTTCCACAAGGCGTTCGACCAGATCGCCGATCGTGCGGGGGCGCTGCAGCAGCTCGCCGACCTCGGCGTGACACGTGTGCTGACCTCGGCCGGTGCCGCGACGGCGCTGGAGGGTGCGGATGAGCTCACGCGACTGGTGGAGCTCGCCGGTGACCGGGTGACGATCCTCGCGGGCGGCGGCGTCCGTCCGGCCAACGTCGCAGAGGTCGTGCGGCGGACCGGCGTCGCGGAGGTCCATCTGCGGGCGCCGCGGGCGGTCGCGACTCCTGGCGCGGGCGCCCCGACGGCGTACGACTCGGGCGAACGCGACGTCATCTCGGCCGAGGTGGTCCGCGCCGTCGTCGCCGCCGTCCGCGACACGGCGAGCGAGCAGTCCGCATGA
- a CDS encoding MarR family winged helix-turn-helix transcriptional regulator, with protein MPVTDEMVCFSLYAATRATTQAYRTLLEPWGLTYPQYLVLITLWVEGEQTVGSLGEHLQLDSGTLSPLLRRMEQSGLVQRERRAGDERVVTVTLGERGRELRSELAHIPARIAAGTGLPDQQAAGALIDTLHRLTETMHAAAQPQAPAHNRTPSERN; from the coding sequence ATGCCGGTGACCGATGAGATGGTGTGCTTCTCGCTCTACGCCGCCACGCGTGCCACCACGCAGGCGTACCGTACGCTCCTCGAGCCCTGGGGGCTCACCTACCCGCAGTACCTCGTCCTCATCACCCTCTGGGTCGAGGGCGAGCAGACCGTCGGGTCGCTGGGCGAACACCTGCAGCTCGACTCGGGGACGCTGTCCCCCCTGCTGCGGCGGATGGAACAGTCCGGTCTCGTCCAGCGCGAACGCCGCGCGGGCGACGAGCGCGTCGTGACGGTGACGCTCGGCGAACGCGGCCGCGAGCTGCGCTCGGAGCTCGCCCACATCCCCGCCCGGATCGCGGCAGGCACCGGCCTGCCCGACCAGCAGGCGGCGGGCGCCCTCATCGACACCCTCCACCGGCTCACGGAGACCATGCACGCTGCAGCGCAGCCGCAGGCCCCCGCGCACAACAGAACACCCTCCGAAAGGAACTGA
- a CDS encoding organic hydroperoxide resistance protein, with protein MNVLYTAEALSTGAGRDGRVATSDGSFALDLAVPKEMGGSGAGTNPEQLFAAGYAACFHSALQAVARSQKVKLDGSSVGGRVEIGPNGDGGHQLAVLLEVVLPGIEAEQAQALADAAHHVCPYSNATRGNIDVTITVSED; from the coding sequence ATGAACGTCCTCTACACCGCAGAAGCCCTGTCGACCGGCGCCGGCCGCGACGGCCGTGTCGCCACCAGCGACGGCTCGTTCGCCCTCGACCTCGCCGTCCCCAAGGAGATGGGCGGATCGGGAGCCGGCACCAACCCCGAGCAGCTGTTCGCCGCCGGATACGCGGCCTGCTTCCACTCGGCGCTGCAGGCGGTCGCCCGCAGCCAGAAGGTGAAGCTCGACGGCTCGTCGGTCGGAGGCCGTGTGGAGATCGGCCCGAACGGCGACGGCGGCCACCAGCTCGCCGTGCTGCTCGAGGTCGTCCTGCCCGGGATCGAGGCCGAGCAGGCCCAGGCCCTCGCGGACGCGGCGCACCACGTGTGCCCCTACTCCAACGCCACCCGCGGCAACATCGACGTCACCATCACGGTTTCGGAGGACTGA
- a CDS encoding type 1 glutamine amidotransferase domain-containing protein, with protein sequence MALTNKTIAFLVGPEGIEQAELVQPWQAVTEAGGTPKLVSKDEGEVQAFNHLTPADTFPVDVTLGSASADQFDALVLPGGVANGDQVRTFPEAVSLVKDFAAAGKPIAVICHGGWVLIEAGVVGGRTLTSWPSLQTDYRNAGATWVDEEVVVDDGPFTLVSSRKPDDLDAFDRELVKAFE encoded by the coding sequence ATGGCATTGACCAACAAGACGATCGCATTCCTGGTGGGTCCCGAGGGCATCGAGCAGGCCGAGCTCGTGCAGCCCTGGCAGGCGGTGACCGAGGCGGGCGGCACGCCCAAGCTCGTGTCGAAGGACGAAGGCGAGGTGCAGGCGTTCAACCACCTGACGCCGGCCGACACCTTCCCTGTGGATGTGACCCTCGGCTCTGCGAGCGCCGACCAGTTCGACGCCCTCGTGCTGCCGGGCGGTGTCGCCAACGGCGACCAGGTGCGCACGTTCCCCGAGGCCGTGTCGCTGGTGAAGGACTTCGCCGCGGCCGGCAAGCCCATTGCCGTCATCTGCCACGGAGGCTGGGTGCTGATCGAGGCGGGCGTCGTGGGCGGCCGGACACTGACCAGCTGGCCGAGCCTGCAGACGGACTACCGCAACGCAGGGGCGACCTGGGTCGACGAGGAGGTCGTGGTCGACGACGGCCCGTTCACCCTCGTCTCGTCGCGCAAGCCCGACGACCTGGACGCCTTCGACCGCGAGCTCGTGAAGGCCTTCGAGTAG
- a CDS encoding asparaginase, whose protein sequence is MSDAPTVSVRTADSTTGLAELAVVRRSGLIESRHFGSLVALDPAGEPLIELGDPDAVVLPRSTVKPLQALGCLTAGAPLAGPELAIAAGSHTGEDEHVRLVRELLTRAGVDDAALGCPVDRPEDEATFERMLRDGEGRSRVRMNCSGKHAAMLLAAATNGWPTDGYLDPEHPLQQHIRATMAELTGVPVGHDAIDGCGAPLFGTSVRGIARAFGRLVQAEPGTPERAVADAMREHPYYVGGTGHQNTTLMETVPGALAKGGAEGVIGVAAADGTAVAMKIVDGSPRATTLIALRVLEALGTPIADARSLTDLPVLGGGIPVGAIELGADLTAALERLA, encoded by the coding sequence ATGTCTGACGCCCCCACCGTCTCCGTCCGCACCGCCGACTCCACCACCGGACTCGCCGAGCTGGCCGTCGTGCGGCGTTCCGGGCTCATCGAAAGCCGGCACTTCGGGAGCCTCGTGGCGCTCGACCCCGCGGGCGAGCCGCTGATCGAGCTCGGCGACCCGGATGCCGTGGTGCTGCCGCGCAGCACCGTGAAGCCGCTGCAGGCCCTCGGCTGCCTGACCGCTGGAGCGCCACTGGCCGGTCCGGAGCTCGCCATCGCTGCGGGCAGCCACACGGGCGAGGACGAGCACGTCCGGCTGGTGCGCGAGCTGCTGACCCGCGCGGGCGTCGACGACGCTGCGCTCGGCTGCCCGGTCGACCGGCCCGAGGACGAGGCGACGTTCGAGCGGATGCTGCGCGACGGCGAGGGACGCTCGCGCGTGCGGATGAACTGCTCCGGCAAGCACGCCGCGATGCTCCTCGCCGCGGCGACCAACGGGTGGCCGACCGACGGCTACCTCGACCCGGAGCACCCGCTGCAGCAGCACATCCGCGCCACCATGGCGGAGCTGACCGGCGTGCCGGTCGGGCACGATGCGATCGACGGCTGCGGCGCACCGCTCTTCGGCACGAGCGTCCGCGGGATCGCGCGCGCCTTCGGCCGGCTGGTGCAGGCGGAGCCGGGCACGCCCGAGCGCGCCGTTGCCGACGCGATGCGCGAGCACCCTTATTACGTCGGCGGCACGGGCCACCAGAACACGACGCTCATGGAGACGGTCCCCGGAGCGCTCGCCAAGGGCGGCGCCGAGGGCGTGATCGGAGTCGCGGCAGCGGACGGCACGGCCGTCGCCATGAAGATCGTGGATGGCAGCCCCCGGGCGACGACCCTCATCGCACTCCGAGTGCTCGAGGCGCTCGGGACCCCGATCGCGGATGCGCGCTCTCTCACCGACCTCCCCGTGCTCGGCGGCGGCATCCCGGTCGGTGCGATCGAGCTCGGCGCGGACCTGACGGCCGCGCTGGAGCGCCTCGCGTGA